A window of Microbispora hainanensis genomic DNA:
CGGGACGACCGTGACGATTCGATCTCGCGGCCGGGCGGTGGTGCGTCGCGTCGATGCGCCCGCGGCTCCCGAACCGGCTGTTTTTTCACCGGCTGCCCCTTTTTCGGGTCGTTTCCCGAATTGTTCTCCGCGCCGTCTCGCGTGACCGCTTCTCCGGTCTCGTCGTGATGTCCGGCCGCGCGTTCCGGTTCCGTTTCCGGCAGCTCGGACGCATGATCGGGCGGTGCGGTTTCCGACGGGAAGAAGGGGTCGGCGGCGGGCGATCCCGGCACCGGACGTGCCGGTGTGGCCGCGGCGCCCAGGTCGACGGCCACCGGCGGGGCGGGCGGGGGCGCGGGGGTCCGACCGGACAGGACGGCCAGCACGACGCCGAGCCCGGCGACGGCGATCACGCCGACGACGCCCGTGAGGGCGAGAACGGGGTGACCTTCGCGGCGGTGCCGCGGGGTTGGGGAGAAATCCGGCAAGGTCGTGATCTTCCGTGCGGCGGGCAGTCGTTTCCGATTTCTCAGTCTGCCCGCCGCATGTGAATTCCCGCGGCGGTTCCGCCGATTACCGGGGACTCCAAATATGCCGACGGCCATTGTCGCGAAAAATGTCCCTGATATTAGTGAGTGAGGCAATTTCCATAGAAACGCCGCGTACGACCGATGCCTCCGCACGCGGCGGTTGCCGGACACGTCCTAGCATCGCCGTGTGTCCGTTCGTGAACTGGTCGTCCTCGGCACCTCCAGCGCGGTGCCCACGCGTCACCGCAACCACAACGGTTATCTGCTGCGCTGGGACGGCGAAGGGTTCCTGTTCGACCCGGGCGAGGGCACCCAGCGGCAGATGCTGCACGCCGGGGTGAGCGCGCACGACATCACCTGGATCTGCGTCACGCACTTCCACGGCGACCACTGCCTGGGAGTGCCCGGCGTGGTCCAGCGGATCGCCAGGGACAAGGTGACCCACGAGGTGCGGGCGGCCTACCCCGCGAGCGGCGAGACGTACTGGGGCAGGCTGCGCAACGCGTCGGCCTTCGCCGACACCGACGTGATCGCGCCGCGTCCGGTCTCCGGCGAGGTGACCCGGTGGCCGGCGGGACCCGTGACGCTGACCGCGCGGCCGCTGTCGCATCCCGTCCAGTCGTACGGCTATCGCGTGGACGAGCCGGGCGGACGCCGCATGCTGCCCGGCGAACTGGCCAGGCGGGGCGTGCGCGGACGGATGATCGGCGAGCTTCAGCGGCACGGCTCGCTGACCCTGCCCGACGGCACGACCGTCACGCTCGACGAGTGCAGCGCCCCCAAGCCGGGCCAGAGCGCCGCCTTCGTGATGGACACCCGGATGTGCGACGGCGCGTTCGCCCTGGCCGACGGCGTCGACCTGTTGGTGATCGAGTCGACCTTCCTGTCGGA
This region includes:
- a CDS encoding ribonuclease Z is translated as MSVRELVVLGTSSAVPTRHRNHNGYLLRWDGEGFLFDPGEGTQRQMLHAGVSAHDITWICVTHFHGDHCLGVPGVVQRIARDKVTHEVRAAYPASGETYWGRLRNASAFADTDVIAPRPVSGEVTRWPAGPVTLTARPLSHPVQSYGYRVDEPGGRRMLPGELARRGVRGRMIGELQRHGSLTLPDGTTVTLDECSAPKPGQSAAFVMDTRMCDGAFALADGVDLLVIESTFLSDESALAAQYGHLTAAQAGRIAAACGVRRLVLTHFSERYTTADEPRFVDEVRTSYAGDVVTARDLMRVPVPKRADYQAQRAAK